In the Gemmatimonadaceae bacterium genome, one interval contains:
- a CDS encoding alpha/beta fold hydrolase translates to MLLHGFGDTPQTFDYLAAALHAAGFTVKAPLLPGHGTTVDDFDRSRAAEWIEHARAAYDSMLPSFGAVGLAGLSMGGALAAIIAANAPRLPALVLLAPYVGMPRSLAVAARLHRLWGPFVGQFKAQSDLSIHDPDERAKNLAYGVTTASAIRQLLEVTRTARKALRSITAPTLILQSRNDNRVSRKIARYAYSKIPASEKRLTFVERGGHIITVDHDRELVAAVVRDWFSSHMQ, encoded by the coding sequence CTGCTTCTGCACGGCTTCGGCGACACTCCTCAGACTTTTGACTATCTCGCCGCCGCGCTGCATGCGGCGGGATTCACGGTAAAGGCTCCGCTGCTCCCCGGGCACGGCACCACCGTGGACGACTTCGACCGATCGCGCGCAGCCGAGTGGATCGAGCACGCCCGTGCTGCATACGATTCGATGCTGCCTTCGTTCGGCGCGGTGGGTCTCGCGGGGCTGTCGATGGGTGGGGCGCTCGCCGCAATCATAGCGGCGAACGCGCCGCGGCTGCCCGCGCTGGTGCTGCTCGCGCCGTACGTCGGAATGCCGCGCTCGCTCGCCGTGGCGGCACGGCTCCATCGGTTGTGGGGGCCGTTTGTCGGGCAATTCAAGGCCCAAAGCGACCTTTCGATACACGACCCCGACGAGCGCGCGAAGAATCTGGCGTATGGAGTCACGACCGCGAGCGCGATCCGGCAGCTGCTCGAGGTCACTCGGACCGCCAGGAAGGCGTTGCGATCGATCACGGCGCCCACGCTGATACTCCAGTCCCGGAACGACAACCGGGTCTCGCGGAAAATCGCGAGGTACGCCTATAGTAAGATTCCCGCGAGCGAAAAGCGTCTGACATTCGTGGAGCGGGGCGGCCACATAATCACGGTGGATCACGACCGCGAGCTCGTCGCGGCCGTGGTCCGCGACTGGTTCTCGAGCCACATGCAATAA